One stretch of Caloenas nicobarica isolate bCalNic1 chromosome 2, bCalNic1.hap1, whole genome shotgun sequence DNA includes these proteins:
- the XCR1 gene encoding chemokine XC receptor 1, with protein sequence MDDKPHVPDLDENYSYEYPVNESNVCEMGSYFLFYTHLTTVIYTLAFLLSLLGNTLVLCILFKYENLTSLTNVFILNLCVSDLVFSCMLPFWAVDQSFGWIFGEFLCKAANTVFSIGYYSGVFFLTLMTILRYLAVVNPLSTLRSQTQCCGFLVSLVVWTISILVVVPEIIHTTVQETLEGSKTCDYADWKWKKVDIYQRNVLFLFSFGVIVFCYFKILIILLRARSRRKHRTVKLILIIVVAFFLSWAPYNILSFLITFPPPTCQYQKDSNLAFHISRKIAFSHCCLNPVLYVFVGVKFKRHLLHLCSQCLPCGNSQVTSPRICSQDKFHYEDASVY encoded by the coding sequence atggaTGACAAGCCTCATGTACCCGATTTGGATGAGAACTACTCATATGAATATCCTGTCAATGAAAGCAACGTCTGCGAAATGGGcagctattttctgttttacactCATCTCACTACTGTCATCTACACTCTGGCATTTTTGCTCAGCCTGCTAGGAAACACTCTAGTGTTATGCATCCTATTCAAATATGAAAACCTGACATCTTTAACGAACGTCTTCATCCTGAATCTATGTGTCTCTGATTTAGTCTtctcctgcatgctgcctttctGGGCAGTGGACCAGTCCTTTGGGTGGATTTTTGGTGAgttcctctgcaaagcagcaaatACGGTCTTCTCCATTGGCTACTACAGCGGCGTTTTCTTTCTGACTCTCATGACTATTCTGCGGTACTTGGCTGTAGTGAACCCCCTCTCAACTTTGAGATCCCAGACGCAGTGTTGTGGTTTTCTGGTGAGCTTGGTTGTATGGACTATTAGCATATTAGTTGTGGTTCCTGAGATTATTCACACCACAGTGCAAGAAACCTTGGAAGGCAGCAAGACCTGCGATTATGCTgactggaaatggaaaaaggtGGACATTTATCAGAGAAATGTactcttcttgttttcctttggagtTATTGTATTCTGTTACTTCAAGATACTGATAATCCTACTCAGAGCAAGATCTCGGAGAAAGCACAGAACTGTGAAACTCATCCTTATTATtgtggtggcttttttcctgAGCTGGGCACCTTACAACATCCTCAGCTTCCTGATTACTTTTCCACCACCTACCTGTCAGTATCAAAAAGACTCCAACCTTGCCTTTCACATCAGCCGTAAAATTGCTTTCTCCCACTGCTGCCTCAATCCTGTGCTCTATGTATTTGTCGGAGTCAAGTTCAAGAGGCATTTGTTACATTTATGCAGTCAGTGTTTACCCTGTGGGAACAGTCAAGTCACCAGCCCCAGGATCTGCTCTCAAGACAAATTCCACTATGAAGATGCATCCGTCTACTGA